In a single window of the Emys orbicularis isolate rEmyOrb1 chromosome 11, rEmyOrb1.hap1, whole genome shotgun sequence genome:
- the LOC135885871 gene encoding T-cell-specific surface glycoprotein CD28 homolog, with protein MIFWILAALSFIQAAEVTENKILVEQPPRIMACNENATLACKYAYNGTGNEFRASLNKGADRAVEVCSVSWNGSFHNHHSNKDFNCLVTVDSHKKEVNFSLWKLNTDQTDIYFCKIEVMFPPPYISNDKSNGTVIHVKGKMLCQPPIFQSPTPFWALMVTLGFLAFYSVLITAVFVICWWKNKKNRILTSDYMNMTPRHPPGPKNKHYQPYAPTRIHTEYRSWEP; from the exons ATGATATTCTGGATACTCGCTGCTCTCAGCTTCATTCAAGCTGCTGAAGTAACAG aaaacaAGATTTTAGTGGAACAGCCGCCTCGAATCATGGCATGTAATGAAAATGCTACCTTGGCTTGCAAATATGCCTATAATGGAACTGGGAACGAATTCAGAGCATCACTGAATAAAGGAGCAGACAGAGCGGTTGAAGTCTGCTCTGTTTCCTGGAATGGTTCCTTCCATAACCATCATTCAAATAAAGATTTCAACTGCCTTGTTACAGTTGATAGCCATAAAAAGGAAGTGAATTTCAGTCTTTGGAAGCTGAATACTGACCAAACAGATATTTACTTCTGCAAAATTGAGGTCATGTTTCCACCTCCTTACATCTCCAACGACAAGAGCAATGGGACTGTCATTCATGTGAAAGGTA AGATGCTCTGCCAACCACCAATATTTCAATCTCCAACACCCTTTTGGGCTCTGATGGTGACTCTTGGATTTCTGGCTTTCTACAGTGTGCTAATAACTGCGGTGTTTGTTATCTGCTGG TGGAAAAACAAGAAGAACAGAATCTTGACGAGTGACTACATGAACATGACGCCACGCCATCCTCCTGGCCCAAAGAACAAGCATTACCAACCCTACGCACCAACTCGGATACACACGGAATACCGCTCTTGGGAACCATGA